The DNA sequence GCACTTCGGCCAGTCCGGCAGCTTCCTGTGGGTCGACCCGGAGGCGGGCCTGGCGACGGCGTTCCTGTCCTCGCGTCCGTTCGGCGACTGGGCGGTCAGGGTCTGGCCGCCGCTCACCGACGCCATCCTGGCCGAGCACGCCCGCTGAGCCCGAGCCCCGACCCGGTGGCCCCGACGGCTCACGCCGGTGCGCTGACCCGGGTCGCGACGGTCCGCTGACCCGGGTCGCGCCGGTCCGCTGACGTGGCCCGCGCGGGCGGCGCCGCTCAAGCGATGTCGACGATGACGGGCACGTGGTCGCTCGCGCCCTTGCCCTTGCGCTCGTTGCGGTCGATCTGCGCCCCGACGACGTGCGCCGACAGCTCCGGCGAGGCGTGGACGAAGTCGATCCGCATGCCCTCGTTGCGGGGGAACCGCAGCTGCTTGTAGTCCCAGTACGTGTACTGGTCCACGTAGGGGCGTGTGACCTCGGTGAACCCGACGTCCTCCAGAGCACGGAAGGCCTCGCGCTCGGGCTCGGACACGTGGGTCGCGCCCTCGAAGACGCGCATGTCCCACACGTCCTCGTCCCGCGGGGCGATGTTCCAGTCGCCGACGAGGGCGATCTGGGCGTCCGGGTCGGCGCGCAGCCACTCCCGGGCCGCGTCCTTCAGCGCCGCCATCCACTCGAGCTTGTAGACGTAGTGCGGGTCGCCGAGCGTGCGCCCGTTCGGCACGTACAGGCTCCACACCCGCACCCCGCCGCACGTGACCCCGAGCGCACGCGCCTCGGCCGCCGCCGGCTCGCCCCACGTCGGCATCCCCGGGAAGCCGACCTCGGCCTCGGCGACGCCCACCCGCGAGACGACGGCGACGCCGTTCCACTGGCTCAGCCCGTGCGTGACCACCTCGTACCCCGCGGCCTCGAAGGGCAGGAGGGGGAACTGCTCGTCCGTGCACTTGGTCTCCTGCAGGGCCAGGACGTCGGTGCCGGAACGCTCCAGGAAGGCGACCACCCGGTCCACCCGGGTGCGGATGGAGTTCACGTTCCACGTCGCCAGTCGCATGGCGGTGACGTTACCGAACGCGACCGGCGGCCACCGCCCGGGCCGGGTGGACGGAGGACGGCGGCCCGGGACTGCGACCGGGGACGGCGGCCCGGGACTGCGACCGGGGACGGCGGTCGGCGACGGCGGCCGGGCGGAGGGCGCGGCCGCGCACCTAGTCTGGCTCCATGGGAACAGCACTGGTCACCGGCGCGACGTCCGGCATCGGCCTCGAGATCGCCTGGCAGCTCGCCGCCGCGCAGCACCGGCTCGTGCTGGTGGCCCGCTCCCTCGACCGGCTGGAGATGGTGGCCGAGCAGATCCGGGCCGCCGCCGGGGTCGAGGTGGAGGTGCTGCCGGCCGACGTGGGCACCGTCGAGGGCCGGGACGTCGTCGTCGAGCGGCTCCGCCGGGCCGAGCGGCCGGTCGGGCTGCTGGTCAACAACGCCGGGTTCACCCCGGGGCAGTCCTTCGTCGGTGGTGACCTCGCCCTGGAGGAGGAGGCGCTGGACGTCATGGTCCGGGCCGTGCTCGTGCTGTCCAAGGCGGCGGCGGAGGCGATGGTGGAGCGTGGTCGGGGGGCGATCCTCAACGTCTCGTCGGTCTCGGCGTTCACCGTCATGGGCACCTACG is a window from the Georgenia muralis genome containing:
- a CDS encoding SDR family NAD(P)-dependent oxidoreductase, which gives rise to MGTALVTGATSGIGLEIAWQLAAAQHRLVLVARSLDRLEMVAEQIRAAAGVEVEVLPADVGTVEGRDVVVERLRRAERPVGLLVNNAGFTPGQSFVGGDLALEEEALDVMVRAVLVLSKAAAEAMVERGRGAILNVSSVSAFTVMGTYAAAKAWVLTFTEALAAELRGTGVTATALCPGLVRTEFHDRAGLDAAAWPEAGWVDIDRVAAAGLRAVRRGDVVVVPSLRYATLATVLRHAPRALVRAVAGPGTSRRAIV
- a CDS encoding exodeoxyribonuclease III, translated to MRLATWNVNSIRTRVDRVVAFLERSGTDVLALQETKCTDEQFPLLPFEAAGYEVVTHGLSQWNGVAVVSRVGVAEAEVGFPGMPTWGEPAAAEARALGVTCGGVRVWSLYVPNGRTLGDPHYVYKLEWMAALKDAAREWLRADPDAQIALVGDWNIAPRDEDVWDMRVFEGATHVSEPEREAFRALEDVGFTEVTRPYVDQYTYWDYKQLRFPRNEGMRIDFVHASPELSAHVVGAQIDRNERKGKGASDHVPVIVDIA